TTGCTAATCATTTATGGGAGTCATACCCAGCCAATGCCCAAGCAATTATTAACCGTTGGTTAGGTCATAAAGAGCAATACGGTCATGCCTGATAATCATTATTCTAAAATTAATATAACTACCGTACCTGGCGCAACAGCAGATGTAATTTCCCAAGCTAAACAAACTGCGTTAGATTGGGGCTTAACGTATCAAGCCGATCTTGATACGGGTTTGGCCTTAATTCAGCAAGCATCACAATTAGAACTCCGTCAATTAGATGAACCTAAAGTGGGCGCAGTGCTGGTGGACTTTGCCTCTGATGCTTTAACTTTTAGGCGTTTACATGGTGGTGGTAAAAAAGAAGCCATAGCCAAAGCAGTCGGTTTAAAAGGTGTCGATAGCCTTAGGGTGTTAGATGCTACAGCAGGTTTAGGGCGAGATGCCTTTGTCTTGGCCAGTTTAGGTTGCCATGTGGATATGATAGAGCGTTCATCTGTTGTGGCAGCCTTGTTAAGTGACGGTCTACGCAGGGCTGAAAGCCATATCAATTTAGCTGATTGGTTAAATAACAGAATGACCTTGTTTCATGGTATTGCCTTTGAATTATTAGCCAATTGGCATGAGCAACAACCACAGAATATCCCAGACGTGGTTTACCTCGACCCTATGTTCCCTCATCGCAAAAAAAGCGCCGCAGTAAAAAAAGAAATGCGCTTATTTCAACAACTCCTCGGCCCAGATGAAGACGCGAACTTGTTGTTAGCACCCGCTCTGGCTTTGGCAAAAAAACGTGTAGTAGTTAAACGCCCGTCAGGCGCACCCTATTTAGCGGATACAAAACCACAAATAGAAATGCAAGGCAAAGCCAATCGCTTTGACGTGTATTTGAATTTATAACTCTATCTAGCTGATAAAGGAAACAAAGTCATGGCCCAGTTTATTAGTAATATCACCTTATTAGTTGACGATTATGATCAAGGGATTGATTTTTACGTCAATAAACTAGGTTTTACCTTATTGTGTGATGTGCCGATTACGCCAGAACAAAGATGGGTACGAGTTTCTCCCTCAGTTACTGATACCTCGGCGGCTATAGTGTTAGCCAAAGCTAACCCTCAACAAGCAGAACTAGTGGGCAAACAAGCTGGTGAAGGCGTGTTTTTGTTTTTACAAACGGATAACTTTTGGCACGATCACCAGACCATGCAAAAGGCCGGAGTGACCTTTTTAGAAGAACCTCGTGAAGAGATATATGCCACTGTGGTGGTGTTTGAAGATTCGTACGGTAATAAATGGGATTTATTACAGCCTAAAAATGTAGGCTAATTTTTAAAGATCACGAATTTAATCAGCAGTTCCATTATAATCCTCGGCATTATTCGTTTTTGTTTGGAATGTTTTTTTGAAACAAGTTGATGTAATTGTGATTGGTGCAGGTGCGGCTGGACTAATGTGTGCTGCTCAGGCCGGTTATCGTGGTAAACAAGTGCTAGTGCTGGATATGGGCAAAAAGCCCGGCCGTAAAATTCTCATTAGTGGCGGCGGACGCTGTAATTTCACTAATGAAGGTGCCAAGCCTGAAAATTACTTATGTCAAAATCCTCATTTTGTTAAATCAGCCCTAAGTCGTTATAGCGCCCAAGATTTTGTTGAGCTGGTGGATCGTCATGGTCTTGCTTATCATCACAAAACCTTAGGGCAGTTATTTTGTGATAACAGCGCCCAAGACATAGTGGATATTTTGCTAACTGAATGCGATTGGGCTGGAGTCACGGTTAGTTTACGTAGCGAAGTGTTACAGGTGCAAAAACAAGACGGGGGTTATCTGGTGAATACCAATAACGGCGAGTTTTATTGCACTTCTTTAGTCGTCGCCAGTGGTGGTTTAACTATGCCTAAATTGGGAGCCACACCTATAGGCTATAACATTGCTAAACAATTTGGCCTGAATGTGTTGCCTACTACGGCGGCTTTGGTGCCTTTTACTTTGCATGACCATGATAAAGAACGTTTTGATGGCTTGTCGGGTATTAGCATTGCTACTAGTGTTACCAGTGAAAGTGGCGTCTCCTTTAAAGAAAACATCCTATTTACTCATAGAGGCCTGTCTGGCCCAGCCATTTTGCAAATATCCTCATTTTGGCAAGCAGGTGAGAGTGTCAGTATTAACTTACTTCCTGAGTCTGATATAACAAACATCATAAAAGAATGGCGTGAAAGCAATCCGAAAAAATCACTGAAGAATATGTTGGCCACTGTGTTACCTAAAAGCTTTATTGAAGCCATGGTTAGCCAGCAAGACATTACTGATAAAACCATTAGTCAATTAAGTAACCAAGACATAACTCAGCTCAGCCAGTACCTACATAGTTGGCAAATAAAACCCAATGGCACCGAAGGTTACCGTACCGCAGAGGTCACTTTAGGCGGAGTCGATACAGACGAACTCAGTTCAAAAACCTTTGAAGCTAAAAAAGCTCCCGGCTTATACTTTATCGGTGAAGTAATAGACGTAACCGGCTGGCTAGGAGGCTACAACTTCCAATTCGCATGGAGTTGCGGCATGGCTTGTGGCTTGGCGGTGGATGCTGAGAAATAAGGTTTTGTAATTGGATGAAAGGCATCATCTCAATGCCTTATAGATGGTACTCTTTTGAGTTCAAATCAATTCTAGCAATGTATTTATCTTTTAGTCCTTAGATAAATGAAAGGAAGCAAACAAAGATGATTAGTCTATTTTTAACTCCCGCAACTTATATTTCGAAATTAGTTAAGTTAAATCAAATGTGTTTGCTGCTAATTGTCTTAGCTGTGATTGGTTGCGGGGGAAAGAGTATAGATAATAGGCCCCCTTCAGTTGAAATAGTTGACGTTAATTTTGTGCATGTTGTGACGGATGTTATCGACCCAGCAAATCGTATAGTCACAGCAGAAGCCAAGGCGAGTGATTCTGACGGCAGTATTACTGCTATTAATTGGTCTATTTTGAGTGAGCATCAAATTGACCTGAGAGACGCAGATACAGAAATTGTTGAATTTAATGCACCGTTAATTAACTCAGATGAAATCGATTTATTGGTACTTGAAGTTGAAGTAACAGACAACAGCGGCAGTAAAACAACAGCTACTATTGAGTTAGATTTAAATGACGATTTAGTTATCAATATTCCCCTCGTTTCGGCGCAAAGGGGACAAGAAGCTGTGGTGACTGTCAATATATTCGGCCGGGCAAGTAAAATAGCAGGGCTTAATTGGTCTATGCCTGATGATCCCGACATCATACTATTTGATGCCAATACAGACACTGTGCGGTTTCTTGCTCCTAGCTCTTCTAGCATATCTGAAATGAAATTATCCCTATTGGTGAGCTTTATAGATGGCAGTGAAGATAAAATCTATAACTCATTTATCACATTGCATGATTAACTAGAATGTTTGATTAGTTAGATATTTTGCTTAAAAATTCATATAGATCTTATATATAAGCTTTATTGGCAGTGCATATCAATTTGTAACACATTTTATTAACAATTCATGGTCTAATGTAGAGCGAATAATGGTCTACTATAAAGAGACCCAATGAGGAGATGAATAAATGAAAAAGTTAAATAGTATTTTACTACTGGTATCAGCTTTATTTATAAGTTTTCAAGCCTCAGCTTTGGCAAAAGTAGAAGTGACTTGGACTAATCCTGATAAGTATACCGATATCAAAGATTCCTTTGATGGTTATCAAACCACCAAAGAAGACGCTTTTTATAATATTGAAAAAGTGTTAAACAGATTAGCCAAAAAACTACCTGACGGTTATTTGTTAAAACTCGATGTGAGCGATTTAGATTTAGCCGGTGAAACCCATTCACGAAATATTCGTGTGGTGCGAGATATGTTTCCACCTAGAATGAAGTTTTCTTATCAATTATTGGATGGCGGTGACAATATCTTACTCGAAAAACAAGAAAATATCCGTGACACGTCTTTTATGAATCAGGTGTCTTTACGCTATAGAAACCAAGCCTATGGGTTTGAAAAACAGTTGATAGAAGATTGGTTTAAGGATAGTTTCTCGGAGCAGTTAGTTAAAAATTAAATAACCATTAAATTAGGAACAAAAATGATTAAAGTTGGCGACAAATTACCAGAAGTAACTTTTAGTTTACGTAAAGGCGGCGAAGCAAGTAACCCTACTACTGGCGATCTTTTTGCAGGAAAAAAAGTGGTATTGTTTGCAGTTCCTGGCGCATTCACCCCAACTTGTTCTGAAGCGCATTTGCCAGGGTATATCACCCTAGCCGATAAGTTACAGGCAAAAGGTGTAGACGATATCATTTGTGTTTCAGTAAACGACGCATTTGTTATGAGTGCATGGGGTGAAACACAAAATGCCGAAGCTATCACTATGTTAGCTGACGGTGGCGCTGAGTTTACTCAGGCTATTGGATTAGAAATGCAAACCGCAACTTTTGGTGGCGTACGTTCACAACGTTATTCTATGTTAGTTGATGATGGCGTAGTGACAGCTCTTAATGTCGAGCCGGCTGGTAAGTTTGAAGTAAGTGATGCAGAGACTTTGTTAAAGAGTCTTTAGCCATCACAATTATATAGTGTAAAAAGCCGCTTAATAGCGGCTTTTTTTTATTTTAAAAGGCAGTAAATAGTAGATAGGAAATAATGAAAGAACCGCTCAAAAGTGCATTAAGATGTATATGAGCGGTTTGTTTTTTTAATCTAAGATTTTAATTTTTACATTTTTAAACTCTATAGGTTGGCCTTCACTTTGCAGGGCGATATAGCCAGACTTGAGTTGTTTACCACCTTGTTTATATTCTGCCGTTTGGCCTTTTACTGTTCTGTCTTTACCATCTATGGTTGGGTTGCTGTATTCAAGTACTAATTCACCATTAATATATTGGCTGACATTTTCGCCTTGTACTATCAATTCTGCGGTAACCCACTCGTCTTTAGGTAAGGCTTTTTTATTTGAAGGTAAACAATGTTTAGGAAAGGTTTCTCCCTCAAATTCTATATTAGTGCCAGGCGAGCACATATTGCCTGTGGTACGTTTTCCATCACCTAAATCAGCTAAATATTGCATTTCAACCGATACTGGCCAGTTTTGTTCTTTGGGCATAGATCCGGGTGATTGACTGTGAAACATCACTCCACTATTTAGCACCGCATGTTTTGGCCCGCCTTCTTCAAACTCGCCACTAAAACGATAATCTACAGTCAGGTGGAAGTTGCTAAATGGGGTTTTGTAATAGATATGGCCAAATTCGTCGGTAAATTCGTATTGATCGTAACGAACTTTCATCATGCCATCTTCTACTCTGAAGGTGTTTCCGTAGTTATCGCCGGATTCAAAATGATTAACTTTTACAGTCCAGTCGTTTAAATCTTTGCCGTTAAATAATGTGATCCATTCATCTGAATTCGATGTGCTACCGCAACCTAGCAGGGTTATCATGATGCTGGTTATAACAAAAAATGATTTAGTGGTCATAAGTTACCTTAGTTATTTTATGAAATGGTTTTTTTATATATAAAGTATTTTGCTATTAAAGCGTATTTATAGTTAGTTTTCATCTTATTCCTCATTGTTTATCAATATTATTGGTCGTGAAGAACAAATTATTTCGTTTTTATTTTCTGTTAATCATGCCAATAATACTTTCCGCAGCAAGTGCTGTAATTAATAAGTTAACTTTCTTGGAAAAGGTAATGAGTAGAAATTTTTATTCAAAAAAAGATGATTTCGAATCCAACACTGGTGCTAAAAAGCATAGATTTAACGCTGAATATAGCGGCGAACTAGAGGCAACCTCTAGAAAAAAACACAAGGTGAACAAACGAAAGGTACGTCAAGACATGCCTGAGTTTGTCGATTTACATTAGACCATTTTTAATCGAGTAAATAACAATATGAAAAGTGTCGTTTTGTCCATAGGTGTGTTGTTAGTAGCTGCAGTGTCAGCGAAAGACTTACCTGTCGCAAAGGCAGAATTAATCACAGAACTAAAACAGTACTGTGCTGAAATGGCTACCGAATATGGTACCGAAAATAAAGAATTGAAAAAATATATTTTGGATTGTGTCAATGAAGAGTTAGCCAGTGAAGGATATCAAGCTATCAAGAAACTAGACTAACTATGCAAGCCAAACAAACAAGAGCCTCTGTGCTCTTGTTTGTTATTCTAAAAACTCAATTAACTCCGCTAACCAAGTATTTTTTGCTTCCTTCAAATAAGTTAAATAACACTTCACTGTCAGTTTGCTCAATGTTTCTAGTTTAATTAAGGTTTTTTGTTTTACATAATCTGCAGCAAAATCTTCAGGTAAAATAATCGAACCTTGATTATTCGCTAAATATTCTAGGGCCACTTGTAATGAGCTGGTGCGAAATCTCGCCAATCGAGTTTCAGGATAAAGTTTATCTATCACTTCGTTGTGCTTTTTACCCCAATCAATATAAATAAATTGCGACTTGGCGGTTTCAGGATAGAGTTGACTTGAATGATAAAGCGCTAAATGAGCCGTATTTAATTCAATGGTTTCGACATCATCAGACTTAAAAGGAATGGTCGTCACAGCTAAGTCAATGGCATGTTCGTGTACTAAACGCATTAGTTGTTCATTGGTTAATACATCGGCTTTGATTGCCACCTCAGGAAATGCATTTTTTAATCCGGTTAACTGCTGTTTTAAATATAGATCCCAAGCATTAGTGGTGCAGGCAATCGTTAGTTGTTGCACATTTTCATCGCTTAAGGCTTGGCGCGCTTTATTTAAGGTTTTTGCTAAGGTTTCTGCATAGGGCAATAATTTTTCGCCAGCTACTGTTAATTGCAGGCTATTTCTATTACGCACAAATAAGGCAGAATTAAAATATTCTTCAAGCTGTTTGATCCGTGCACTAACCGCTGATTGGGTTAAATATAGGTTTTCGGCTGCCTTTCCAAAATGCCGTGTTTCGGCCACTTCCATAAAGGTCACAAGAAATCGAATATCCATAAAAAACTCTTTAATTAATGGGATGATTTTTAGCTTAACTAGGTAACAAAAAAGTCTGCTTAATGTATCTAGTTACTACCAGGATTAAGCGACATCTTACATTAATAAAAGTGTTCTTGAAGATAAATATTTTGTAATCAGCAATCACTTCACAATTAAATTAAACAGAGTACGATGCGCCGAAAATCAACAACTTAAATGCTGTTTTATTCGAGTCTGTTGGCGACATTAACTTTGCAATAACCCTATATATATTGCTAATAATTTTCTAATTGTGGAAATAGAACAATGCATAAAACACTTATTGTACTTAATCAAACTTCTAGTGTGATTAATACAAACATTAAAGCGATTGATTTTAATCAATATCTAGCTGATTTTCCGAAAAAGGATGAGCAGTCAACACGCTTAATAAATTTATGTGATTCAAGTCAATATTTGAGTCAAGGATACTATTGTTCGTTATTAGCAGAAGCTAGATGTCATAAAGTTTTGCCAAGTGTTAGCACTATCAATGACTTAACTAGCCAGACCAATGGTGTTGAGTTGGTGATCCCTGGATTGGTTTCTCGCCACTTTGTTAAACAACAAGCAACAGAAGCTTTGATATATTTTGGTTGGCATGAAAATTTTTGTGTAAACAAAGTCGCTAAGTATGTTTTTGAACAATACCCGGCGCCTATTTTGAAATTATCTTTGTCTTGGCGAGAAGGTAAGTTATATGTGCGTGTTAGTTTGTTTGACTTAGCCCAGTTGAGTGCGACTGAGCACGAACTGTTTATAGAGCGTTTAGATGATTTTACCAATCAAGTTTGGCGCAGCAAAAAAAGTAATAAACACTTACGTTGGGACATGGCTATTCTGGTTAATGAACAAGAAGCCCTACCGCCTAGTGACAATGGTGCCCTTAAACGTTTTGTCAAAGCCGCTAAGCATTTTGGGATTAATGCTGAGTTGGTGTCGGCTAGTCAAATTGGTTTATTGAGCCGTTACGATGCCTTGTTTATTCGTGAGACTACTGCGATTCGCCATCATACTTATCAGTTGGCGCGGGCAGCAGAACGCGAAGGTTTAGTGGTGATAGACGATGCCGATTCTATATTACGTTGTTGTAATAAAGTGTTTTTGCATGATGCCTTTACCTATCACCGAATTCCTTCGCCTAAAACTCGATTTGTATTAGATGCGTCGGACGAAACGATAGCTGAGTTAGAACAAGAATTTGGTTTTCCTATGGTACTAAAACTACCAGAAAGCTCATTTTCTAAAGGGGTATTTAAAGTGTCTGATCACCAAGCCTTAGTGAGTAAAATTACTGAGGTATTAACAGAGTCGGCGATTATCTTAGTGCAAGAATATATTTATACCGAGTTTGATTGGCGTATAGGTGTGTTAAATGGTCGGGCTATTTATGCCTGCAGGTACCATATGGCACGTAACCATTGGCAGATATATAACCATGGGGCTAAACGTTTTTCTTCCGGTGATTTTGAAACACTACCGACCTTTGAAGTGCCAAGAAAAGTACTAGAAGCGGCTGTCAATGCCTGCTCTTTTATTGGTTCTAGTTTGTATGGGGTGGATATTAAACATCACGACGACAAAGTATATGTCATTGAAGTCAACGATAACCCTAGCCTAGATTTTGGCGTAGAAGATAAGTATTTAGGTGAAGAATTGTATATGCAAGTGATGCAAGAATTTGCCACTCGTTTAGAGCAAAGAGGCCGTTAATGAACGCAGCTGAAAGAGTTGATATCGCTGAATCTTACTTAACCCGTGCCGCGGATTTGGCAGATTTAGCGACACTGGTAGAAATAGAACAAAAGTGTTTTGCCACAGACCGATTAAGTAAGCGTAGTTTTCGCCATTGGTTGCAGTCGCCGCAACGGATATTTAGCGTGATTGAAAAAGCTGGGGTAATTGTTGGATACGGCCTAGTGATTATGCGTGATGGTACGCGCTTGGCACGTCTTTATTCGCTGGCTATTTTATCGGACGTGCGAGGCCAAGGTGTAGGTAAACAACTATTAATCGAATTAGAAAAACAAAGTGTAGCTGCCGGTAAATTGTTTTTGCGTTTAGAGGTAGAAAAAACCAATAAGCGGGCGATTAATTTGTATGAATCTTTGGGTTATAAGGTTTTTGGCGATTATAAAAATTATTACGAAAACAATAATGACGCATTAAGAATGCAAAAATCGATACGTCATTATTCTAATTTTAATCGTTTGCCTACTTACCCTTGGTATGAACAAACCACTGACTTTACTTGTGGCCCAGCAGCCTTAATGATGGCGATGAAAAGTGTCTCGGCAGAGATGGTAATGGATCAACAGACCGAGCTAGATTTATGGCGTGAAGCCACCACTATTTTTATGATGTCTGGTCATGGTGGGTGCCATCCTATTGGCTTGGCCTTGGCGGCAGAAAAAAGAGGATTTAGTCCTAAGGTGTATATCAATCAAGCATTGCCTTTGTTTACCGCAGGTGTACGCAGTGAACATAAAAAACAAACTGTGCAAGTGGTTGAAGAACAATTTGCTAGCCGTGCAGTAGCTAAAAATATTCCGCTGATAACAGCAGAGTTTGATCTAGCTTTATTGCAGTCGGTTTTAGCAGAAGGGGGGCGTGTATTAAGCCTAATTAGTACCTACCGTATGGATGGTTATAAAGTGCCTCATTGGGTAACGATTACGGCAATGGACGAAGACTGCTTATTTTTTCACGACCCAAGTGTGCCTGATGGCCATGTTATGGGGTTTGATTGTCAGCATATCCCGTTAGCTAAAGAAGATTTTATGAAATTGTCTAGCTACGGAAAAAACAAATTACGCACAGCCATAGTCTTAAACTAAATATCAGGCTAAACACTGGGCTAGGTCATATTAATGAGTGAGAACAAAAAGGAACAAAAAATGAATACCAACTTCGCTAGTGCCACTGTTGAAATTATGTTGCTTGGAAATGAAATTCAACTAGGCGCAGTAAAAGACAAGATTGCTAACACCTATTTTGTTAAACAATATCGTGATGCCTTAAGTGTGAGTACCCCTAAAGGCCATTTGTTTATTTTTGATTATGGGGTAGTGATTGCTTGGGGTATGAGCACAACGAAAAAACAACAACTATTAGAGATGATCGAAAACAACGTGCTACAAAAAGTCGCCCAAGTCGAGTCAGAAAGTTTTCAGTTTAAAGTACAAGAAATTGATGCAGTAAAAATGATTGATGACGAGTTAACGATTCCTG
The sequence above is a segment of the Paraglaciecola sp. L3A3 genome. Coding sequences within it:
- a CDS encoding GNAT family N-acetyltransferase/peptidase C39 family protein; the encoded protein is MNAAERVDIAESYLTRAADLADLATLVEIEQKCFATDRLSKRSFRHWLQSPQRIFSVIEKAGVIVGYGLVIMRDGTRLARLYSLAILSDVRGQGVGKQLLIELEKQSVAAGKLFLRLEVEKTNKRAINLYESLGYKVFGDYKNYYENNNDALRMQKSIRHYSNFNRLPTYPWYEQTTDFTCGPAALMMAMKSVSAEMVMDQQTELDLWREATTIFMMSGHGGCHPIGLALAAEKRGFSPKVYINQALPLFTAGVRSEHKKQTVQVVEEQFASRAVAKNIPLITAEFDLALLQSVLAEGGRVLSLISTYRMDGYKVPHWVTITAMDEDCLFFHDPSVPDGHVMGFDCQHIPLAKEDFMKLSSYGKNKLRTAIVLN
- a CDS encoding peroxiredoxin codes for the protein MIKVGDKLPEVTFSLRKGGEASNPTTGDLFAGKKVVLFAVPGAFTPTCSEAHLPGYITLADKLQAKGVDDIICVSVNDAFVMSAWGETQNAEAITMLADGGAEFTQAIGLEMQTATFGGVRSQRYSMLVDDGVVTALNVEPAGKFEVSDAETLLKSL
- a CDS encoding DUF3016 domain-containing protein; its protein translation is MKKLNSILLLVSALFISFQASALAKVEVTWTNPDKYTDIKDSFDGYQTTKEDAFYNIEKVLNRLAKKLPDGYLLKLDVSDLDLAGETHSRNIRVVRDMFPPRMKFSYQLLDGGDNILLEKQENIRDTSFMNQVSLRYRNQAYGFEKQLIEDWFKDSFSEQLVKN
- a CDS encoding LysR family transcriptional regulator, whose product is MDIRFLVTFMEVAETRHFGKAAENLYLTQSAVSARIKQLEEYFNSALFVRNRNSLQLTVAGEKLLPYAETLAKTLNKARQALSDENVQQLTIACTTNAWDLYLKQQLTGLKNAFPEVAIKADVLTNEQLMRLVHEHAIDLAVTTIPFKSDDVETIELNTAHLALYHSSQLYPETAKSQFIYIDWGKKHNEVIDKLYPETRLARFRTSSLQVALEYLANNQGSIILPEDFAADYVKQKTLIKLETLSKLTVKCYLTYLKEAKNTWLAELIEFLE
- a CDS encoding DUF1080 domain-containing protein, whose amino-acid sequence is MTTKSFFVITSIMITLLGCGSTSNSDEWITLFNGKDLNDWTVKVNHFESGDNYGNTFRVEDGMMKVRYDQYEFTDEFGHIYYKTPFSNFHLTVDYRFSGEFEEGGPKHAVLNSGVMFHSQSPGSMPKEQNWPVSVEMQYLADLGDGKRTTGNMCSPGTNIEFEGETFPKHCLPSNKKALPKDEWVTAELIVQGENVSQYINGELVLEYSNPTIDGKDRTVKGQTAEYKQGGKQLKSGYIALQSEGQPIEFKNVKIKILD
- a CDS encoding RimK family protein, with amino-acid sequence MHKTLIVLNQTSSVINTNIKAIDFNQYLADFPKKDEQSTRLINLCDSSQYLSQGYYCSLLAEARCHKVLPSVSTINDLTSQTNGVELVIPGLVSRHFVKQQATEALIYFGWHENFCVNKVAKYVFEQYPAPILKLSLSWREGKLYVRVSLFDLAQLSATEHELFIERLDDFTNQVWRSKKSNKHLRWDMAILVNEQEALPPSDNGALKRFVKAAKHFGINAELVSASQIGLLSRYDALFIRETTAIRHHTYQLARAAEREGLVVIDDADSILRCCNKVFLHDAFTYHRIPSPKTRFVLDASDETIAELEQEFGFPMVLKLPESSFSKGVFKVSDHQALVSKITEVLTESAIILVQEYIYTEFDWRIGVLNGRAIYACRYHMARNHWQIYNHGAKRFSSGDFETLPTFEVPRKVLEAAVNACSFIGSSLYGVDIKHHDDKVYVIEVNDNPSLDFGVEDKYLGEELYMQVMQEFATRLEQRGR
- a CDS encoding class I SAM-dependent methyltransferase; amino-acid sequence: MPDNHYSKINITTVPGATADVISQAKQTALDWGLTYQADLDTGLALIQQASQLELRQLDEPKVGAVLVDFASDALTFRRLHGGGKKEAIAKAVGLKGVDSLRVLDATAGLGRDAFVLASLGCHVDMIERSSVVAALLSDGLRRAESHINLADWLNNRMTLFHGIAFELLANWHEQQPQNIPDVVYLDPMFPHRKKSAAVKKEMRLFQQLLGPDEDANLLLAPALALAKKRVVVKRPSGAPYLADTKPQIEMQGKANRFDVYLNL
- a CDS encoding NAD(P)/FAD-dependent oxidoreductase, yielding MKQVDVIVIGAGAAGLMCAAQAGYRGKQVLVLDMGKKPGRKILISGGGRCNFTNEGAKPENYLCQNPHFVKSALSRYSAQDFVELVDRHGLAYHHKTLGQLFCDNSAQDIVDILLTECDWAGVTVSLRSEVLQVQKQDGGYLVNTNNGEFYCTSLVVASGGLTMPKLGATPIGYNIAKQFGLNVLPTTAALVPFTLHDHDKERFDGLSGISIATSVTSESGVSFKENILFTHRGLSGPAILQISSFWQAGESVSINLLPESDITNIIKEWRESNPKKSLKNMLATVLPKSFIEAMVSQQDITDKTISQLSNQDITQLSQYLHSWQIKPNGTEGYRTAEVTLGGVDTDELSSKTFEAKKAPGLYFIGEVIDVTGWLGGYNFQFAWSCGMACGLAVDAEK
- a CDS encoding VOC family protein, which gives rise to MAQFISNITLLVDDYDQGIDFYVNKLGFTLLCDVPITPEQRWVRVSPSVTDTSAAIVLAKANPQQAELVGKQAGEGVFLFLQTDNFWHDHQTMQKAGVTFLEEPREEIYATVVVFEDSYGNKWDLLQPKNVG